One stretch of Shewanella sp. Arc9-LZ DNA includes these proteins:
- the panB gene encoding 3-methyl-2-oxobutanoate hydroxymethyltransferase, which produces MSKVTSSTLIKFKQEGKKFTALTAYDASFAGAFDSEGVDVLLVGDSLGMVLQGHNDTLPVTIADIAYHTACVKRGVSRALLIADMPFMSYSTPEQTMTNAAILMQAGASMVKLEGGHWLLESVKMLTERGIPVCAHLGLTPQSVNVFGGFKVQGRDADNAQRILDEAKALQAAGAQLLVVECIPASLAKAITEALTIPVIGIGAGADTDGQILVMHDVLGISSGYIPRFSKNYLKQTGEIRSAIRAYIDEVANGTFPAEEHTFN; this is translated from the coding sequence ATGTCAAAAGTCACCAGTTCGACCCTAATCAAGTTCAAACAAGAAGGTAAAAAGTTCACCGCATTAACGGCTTATGACGCTAGCTTTGCCGGCGCATTTGACAGTGAAGGTGTTGATGTACTTCTAGTGGGTGATTCACTCGGTATGGTGCTTCAAGGCCATAACGATACCTTACCAGTAACCATTGCCGATATTGCTTACCATACCGCTTGTGTCAAACGTGGTGTTTCGCGCGCATTACTCATCGCAGACATGCCGTTTATGAGCTATAGCACCCCAGAACAGACCATGACTAACGCTGCAATATTAATGCAGGCAGGTGCCAGCATGGTTAAATTAGAAGGCGGACATTGGTTACTTGAAAGCGTAAAAATGTTAACCGAACGTGGTATTCCAGTTTGTGCTCACCTAGGGTTAACGCCACAGTCGGTGAACGTTTTTGGCGGATTTAAAGTGCAAGGTCGCGACGCTGATAACGCGCAACGCATTCTAGATGAAGCTAAAGCATTGCAAGCTGCTGGTGCGCAATTATTAGTGGTTGAGTGTATTCCAGCCTCCCTGGCTAAAGCCATTACTGAAGCACTAACCATTCCAGTTATCGGTATCGGCGCGGGTGCTGACACCGATGGCCAAATTCTTGTTATGCACGATGTTTTAGGCATTTCGAGTGGCTACATTCCCCGTTTTTCAAAAAACTACCTCAAACAAACCGGCGAAATCCGTTCGGCTATCAGAGCTTATATTGATGAAGTTGCTAACGGCACATTCCCAGCGGAAGAACATACCTTTAATTAA